From Pieris rapae chromosome 3, ilPieRapa1.1, whole genome shotgun sequence, a single genomic window includes:
- the LOC110997048 gene encoding dynein light chain 2, cytoplasmic yields MCDRKAVIKNADMGEEMQQDAVDCATQALEKFNIEKDIAAFIKKEFDKKYNPTWHCIVGRNFGSYVTHETRHFIYFYLGQVAILLFKSG; encoded by the exons ATGTGTGACAGAAAGGCAGTGATCAAGAATGCTGATATGGGTGAGGAGATGCAGCAGGATGCTGTTGACTGTGCAACACAGGCACTCGAAAAGTTCAATATTGAGAAG GATATTGCTGCATTTATCAAGAAAGAGTTCGACAAGAAATACAACCCCACATGGCATTGCATTGTCGGTCGTAACTTCGGTTCTTACGTGACGCATGAGACTCGTCATTTCATTTACTTCTACCTTGGCCAAGTAGCGATACTGCTTTTCAAGAGCGGTTAA
- the LOC110997070 gene encoding poxin isoform X2, producing MSQRTVLNEQYKGLVERMSVPVELHEREGRRYATCASLVPIHCCTAEQKAELSVSTHHYCDVFTEQVLAHLAELAYVRLDADTAEKVFLNRTKRILLVSSDGKLAQWRCAPTFESANNYIAGAPIVNKDGSIVSIVTAKRGNHYAVSNAEGEGGYFETSKPWEIIDTGDAKFVYADKTFSTREELRAYINSLPPASLASPPRPLLIRGNSPRVALVAENGRQLVHIYLSGVLVNDVQYL from the exons ATGTCTCAGCGTACGGTCTTGAATGAGCAGTATAAGGGGTTGGTGGAGCGAATGTCAGTTCCGGTTGAGCTTCATGAGAGAGAGGGACGTCGCTATGCTACCTGTGCTTCGTTAGTTCCCATACATTGTTGCACGGCGGAACAG AAGGCAGAACTCTCGGTGTCAACCCACCACTACTGTGACGTGTTTACGGAACAAGTTTTGGCTCATTTGGCCGAGCTTGCCTACGTCCGGCTAGATGCGGACACTGCTGAGAAG gTATTTTTGAATCGTACTAAGCGTATACTACTTGTATCGAGCGACGGTAAACTGGCCCAATGGCGATGTGCTCCGACTTTTGAGTCTGCGAATAATTATATCGCAGGTGCACCTATTGTCAATAAAGATGGTAGCATCGTTTCCATAGTGACCGCCAAGCGGGGGAACCACTATGCGGTATCCAATGCAGag GGTGAGGGTGGGTATTTCGAGACGTCCAAACCCTGGGAGATCATCGATACAGGTGACGCTAAATTCGTGTACGCAGACAAAACTTTCTCCACCCGTGAGGAATTACGGGCATATATTAATTCCCTTCCCCCCGCTTCACTCGCTTCACCCCCGCGGCCGCTTTTGATCCGCGGAAACAGTCCCCGAGTCGCTCTAGTTGCAGAGAATGGAAGGCAGCTGGTTCATATTTATCTATCTGGAGTACTAGTTAATGATGTTCAGTACTTATAA
- the LOC110997088 gene encoding 2-methoxy-6-polyprenyl-1,4-benzoquinol methylase, mitochondrial, producing MSLRRGLIRFGNIQTTRSFKIRSLSTHTAPNDHSNERKQTHFGFDTIDEEEKTKKVYEVFETVADKYDVMNDVMSLGIHRVWKDIFMQKLSPRPGTKLLDMAGGTGDITFRYINYLRNIGQNPTEKPSHVTVSDINQSMLDVGKIRAERQGYTGDPLVSIDWLCADAEKLPIPDESYNAYTIAFGIRNCTHVDKVLEEAFRVLQPGGRFMCLEFSHLSNTQLQWMYDQYSFQVIPVLGQLVAGQWKPYQYLVESIRQFPNQDTFKAMIENAGFRQVSYENLTFGVCSIHSGFKL from the exons ATGTCGTTGAGAAGGGGCTTGATTAGATTTGGTAATATTCAAACAACACGATCCTTTAAAATAAGATCATTAAGTACTCATACAGCTCCAAATGATCACAGCAATGAAAGAAAACAAACACATTTTGGTTTCGACACTATTGACGAAGAGGAAAAGACTAAAAAAG TGTATGAGGTATTTGAAACAGTAGCTGATAAATATGATGTAATGAATGATGTTATGTCTTTGGGTATTCACCGAGTATGGAAGGACATTTTTATGCAGAAATTGTCTCCTAGACCTGGTACAAAGTTGCTTGATATGGCTGGTGGAACag GAGATATAACATTCCGTTATATCAACTACTTGAGAAATATTGGACAAAATCCAACAGAAAAACCTAGTCATGTCACAGTAAGTGACATCAACCAGTCTATGCTAGATGTTGGAAAAATAAGGGCAGAAAg ACAGGGTTATACAGGCGATCCTCTGGTGTCTATAGACTGGCTGTGTGCTGATGCAGAGAAATTGCCAATACCAGATGAGAGTTATAATGCCTACACCATCGCTTTTGGAATCAGAAACTGTACGCATGTGGACAAG GTTTTAGAAGAGGCATTCCGTGTGCTGCAGCCTGGTGGACGTTTTATGTGTTTGGAGTTCAGTCATTTGTCAAACACACAACTTCAatg gatGTATGATCAGTACTCCTTCCAAGTGATACCTGTGCTGGGGCAACTAGTAGCAGGACAATGGAAGCCTTACCAGTATCTTGTTGAAAGCATTAGACAGTTTCCAAATcag GATACATTTAAAGCAATGATCGAAAACGCAGGCTTCAGGCAGGTTTCTTACGAAAATTTGACGTTTGGTGTGTGCTCCATACATTCTGGGTTTAAGTTGTAA
- the LOC110997070 gene encoding poxin isoform X1 has translation MVLSIVLFVLVTSADVSEDFHILSHTEPLSPRGVQNKSDDMSQRTVLNEQYKGLVERMSVPVELHEREGRRYATCASLVPIHCCTAEQKAELSVSTHHYCDVFTEQVLAHLAELAYVRLDADTAEKVFLNRTKRILLVSSDGKLAQWRCAPTFESANNYIAGAPIVNKDGSIVSIVTAKRGNHYAVSNAEGEGGYFETSKPWEIIDTGDAKFVYADKTFSTREELRAYINSLPPASLASPPRPLLIRGNSPRVALVAENGRQLVHIYLSGVLVNDVQYL, from the exons ATGGTTTTGAGTATAGTTTTGTTTGTTCTTGTCACGTCAGCTGACGTCTCTGAAGATTTTCATATCTTATCTCACACAGAGCCATTAAGTCCGCGAGGTGTGCAAA ATAAAAGCGACGATATGTCTCAGCGTACGGTCTTGAATGAGCAGTATAAGGGGTTGGTGGAGCGAATGTCAGTTCCGGTTGAGCTTCATGAGAGAGAGGGACGTCGCTATGCTACCTGTGCTTCGTTAGTTCCCATACATTGTTGCACGGCGGAACAG AAGGCAGAACTCTCGGTGTCAACCCACCACTACTGTGACGTGTTTACGGAACAAGTTTTGGCTCATTTGGCCGAGCTTGCCTACGTCCGGCTAGATGCGGACACTGCTGAGAAG gTATTTTTGAATCGTACTAAGCGTATACTACTTGTATCGAGCGACGGTAAACTGGCCCAATGGCGATGTGCTCCGACTTTTGAGTCTGCGAATAATTATATCGCAGGTGCACCTATTGTCAATAAAGATGGTAGCATCGTTTCCATAGTGACCGCCAAGCGGGGGAACCACTATGCGGTATCCAATGCAGag GGTGAGGGTGGGTATTTCGAGACGTCCAAACCCTGGGAGATCATCGATACAGGTGACGCTAAATTCGTGTACGCAGACAAAACTTTCTCCACCCGTGAGGAATTACGGGCATATATTAATTCCCTTCCCCCCGCTTCACTCGCTTCACCCCCGCGGCCGCTTTTGATCCGCGGAAACAGTCCCCGAGTCGCTCTAGTTGCAGAGAATGGAAGGCAGCTGGTTCATATTTATCTATCTGGAGTACTAGTTAATGATGTTCAGTACTTATAA
- the LOC110997047 gene encoding phenoloxidase subunit 1 isoform X2 — MSSKNNLLLFFDRPTEPCFMQKGENKEVFQLPDNYYPEKYKSSSNVLADRFGNDATKTIPIRNIALPDLSLPQQLPYNSQFSLWIEKHRKMAAKLIDIFMGMRDVDDLQSICSYCQMRINPYLFNYCLSVAILHRDDTRGLNIPTFAETFPDKFMDPKVFRKAREVSSVVPTGNRMPVLIPQNYTAAESEPEQRVAYFREDIGINLHHWHWHLVYPFDASDRSIVAKDRRGELFYYMHQQIVARYTTERYCNNLGRPRRYSNFREPIEEGYFPKLDSQVASRAWPPRFEGTKIQDLNRPVDQIRSDVSEMETWRDRFIEAINSMSIMLPNGRRIPLDDQTGIDNLGNMMESSILSPNRPFYGDLHNMGHVFISYAHDPDHRNLEQFGVMGDSATAMRDPIFYRWHAYVDDLFQLYKDKLQPYSSDMLDFAGIRVLSVDLQSTGGANTLSTQWEQSTVDLGRGLDFTPRGSVLARFTHLTHDDFTYVIEVNNTSGQGVMGTVRLFMAPTQDERGNPLNFNDQRRLMIELDKFTQSIPAGTSTIRRSSLDSSVTIPYERTFRRQADRPGDPGSGTAAEFDFCGCGWPHHMLVPKGTAKGFPMVLFCMISDWNADRVVQDTVGVCNDAASYCGLRDRKYPDKQAMGYPFDRPIPVSRLNDFLTPNMNVRDCTIRFKDAVRQRQG; from the exons atGTCTTCGAAGAACAATCTTCTTTTGTTCTTCGACCGGCCGACTGAGCCATGCTTCATGCAAAAGGGTGAGAACAAGGAGGTGTTTCAACTACCTGATAACTACTAT ccGGAAAAATATAAGTCGTCCAGTAACGTGCTAGCTGACCGATTTGGAAATGACGCGACCAAGACAATCCCTATTCGAAACATTGCTTTGCCTGATCTCTCCTTGCCGCAACAGCTGCCATACAATTCTCAGTTTTCTCTGTGGATAGAGAAACATAGGAAAATGGCTGCCAAGCTTATCGATATCTTTATgg GTATGCGTGACGTGGATGACCTGCAGTCCATCTGTTCGTACTGTCAGATGAGAATCAACCCCTACCTATTCAACTACTGTCTCTCTGTGGCTATATTACACAG GGATGACACCAGGGGTCTAAACATCCCAACCTTTGCTGAAACATTCCCTGACAAGTTCATGGATCCCAAAGTATTCCGCAAAGCAAGAGAAGTGTCGTCTGTGGTACCCACAGGGAACAGG ATGCCGGTTCTAATCCCCCAAAACTACACGGCTGCAGAAAGCGAGCCCGAACAGAGAGTCGCCTACTTCCGCGAAGACATTGGTATCAATCTACATCACTGGCATTGGCATTTGGTCTACCCATTTGACGCTTCCGACCGTTCCATAGTAGCCAAAGACAGACGTGGAGAACTGTTCTACTACATGCACCAGCAGATTGTTGCACG atacacaactgagcgttattGTAATAACCTAGGAAGACCTCGACGATACAGTAACTTCCGTGAACCAATTGAGGAAGGTTATTTCCCCAAATTAGACTCTCAAGTCGCCAGCAGGGCCTGGCCGCCCAG ATTCGAAGGAACTAAGATTCAAGATCTGAACCGTCCAGTTGATCAAATCCGTAGTGACGTTTCGGAGATGGAAACATGGAGGGACCGATTCATTGAAGCTATCAACAGCATGAGCATTATGTTG CCAAATGGTCGTCGCATCCCCCTAGATGATCAGACAGGGATTGACAACCTTGGTAACATGATGGAGTCTTCAATCCTTAGTCCCAACCGGCCTTTCTATGGAGACCTTCACAACATGGGACACGTTTTCATCTCTTACGCACACGATCCTGATCATAGGAACCTG GAACAATTTGGTGTGATGGGTGATTCGGCAACTGCAATGCGAGACCCCATATTCTACCGCTGGCACGCATATGTTGACGACCTATTCCAACTTTATAAGGACAAGCTACAGCCTTACAGTTCTGACATG TTGGATTTCGCCGGAATCCGCGTTCTTTCGGTGGACCTGCAATCCACTGGTGGAGCGAACACTTTGTCAACTCAGTGGGAACAAAGTACTGTAGACCTAGGTAGAGGTCTAGACTTCACTCCTCGCGGTTCAGTACTTGCCCGCTTCACACATCTGACGCACGATGACTTCACCTATGT TATCGAAGTAAACAACACATCAGGCCAAGGTGTGATGGGTACCGTTCGTTTGTTCATGGCGCCAACACAGGACGAGCGTGGCAATCCTCTGAACTTCAACGATCAACGGCGGCTTATGATTGAACTCGACAAATTTACTCAAtcaa tccCAGCCGGTACAAGTACGATCAGACGTAGCTCGCTCGATTCGTCCGTAACAATTCCCTATGAGCGTACCTTCCGCCGTCAAGCCGACCGACCTGGTGATCCAGGTTCTGGTACTGCTGCTGAATTCGACTTCTGTGGCTGTGGATGGCCACACCATATGTTGGTGCCAAAGGGAACAGCCAAGGGATTCCCTATGGTCCTCTTCTGTATGATTTCTGACTGGAATGCCGATCGG GTGGTTCAAGACACAGTAGGCGTCTGTAACGATGCTGCATCATACTGTGGTCTCCGTGATCGGAAATACCCTGATAAACAGGCAATGGGATATCCCTTCGACCGTCCAATACCCGTATCTCGTCTCAACGATTTCTTGACGCCCAATATGAATGTACGCGACTGTACCATTCGCTTCAAGGACGCAGTGCGTCAACGTCAGGGGTAA
- the LOC110997049 gene encoding serine/arginine-rich splicing factor 1A translates to MSGGSSANRNECRIYVGNLPPDIRTKDIQDLFYKFGKVTFVDLKNRKGPPFAFVEFEDPRDADDAVRARDGYDYDGYRLRVEFPRGGGGGGGRGGRGGGDRFGGRPAARGPPARRSEYRVMVTGLPPSGSWQDLKDHMREAGDVCFADTFKDGSGVVEFLRHEDMKYAVKKLDDSRFRSHEGEVSYIRVKEDYGNNDRYSGDRDRSRSYSPRRGRGSPTYSPVRRSYSRDRSRSRDHAY, encoded by the exons atgtcAGGAGGCAGTAGTGCGAACCGGAATGAGTGCAGAATATACGTTGGAAACCTACCCCCTGATATAAGGACAAAGGACAttcaagatttattttataagtttggCAAAGTTACATTCGTTGATTTGAAAAACAGAAAAGGTCCTCCATTCGCTTTTGTGGAATTCGAAGATCCGAG AGATGCAGATGATGCTGTTAGAGCTAGAGATGGCTATGACTATGATGGATACAGGCTGAGAGTGGAGTTTCCACGTGGTGGTGGAGGTGGTGGTGGCAGGGGTGGCCGTGGTGGTGGAGACAGGTTTGGGGGTAGACCTGCTGCACGAGGCCCACCTGCTAGGAGATCAGAGTACAGAGTCATGGTAACTGGACTACCACCATCAGGTTCATGGCAG GATCTAAAAGACCACATGCGTGAGGCAGGTGATGTATGTTTTGCTGACACATTCAAAGATGGTTCAGGTGTGGTGGAGTTCCTTCGTCATGAAGACATGAAATATGCTGTCAAGAAACTTGATGACTCTCGTTTCCGCAGTCATGAG gGTGAAGTATCATACATCCGAGTGAAGGAAGACTATGGGAACAATGATCGTTACAGTGGAGATAGAGACAG GTCCCGGTCATACTCTCCTCGACGTGGCCGCGGCTCTCCTACGTACTCGCCCGTTCGTCGTTCGTACTCGCGGGACCGCAGCCGCTCACGAGACCACGCCTACTGA
- the LOC110997047 gene encoding phenoloxidase subunit 1 isoform X1, with amino-acid sequence MSSKNNLLLFFDRPTEPCFMQKGENKEVFQLPDNYYPEKYKSSSNVLADRFGNDATKTIPIRNIALPDLSLPQQLPYNSQFSLWIEKHRKMAAKLIDIFMGMRDVDDLQSICSYCQMRINPYLFNYCLSVAILHRDDTRGLNIPTFAETFPDKFMDPKVFRKAREVSSVVPTGNRQMPVLIPQNYTAAESEPEQRVAYFREDIGINLHHWHWHLVYPFDASDRSIVAKDRRGELFYYMHQQIVARYTTERYCNNLGRPRRYSNFREPIEEGYFPKLDSQVASRAWPPRFEGTKIQDLNRPVDQIRSDVSEMETWRDRFIEAINSMSIMLPNGRRIPLDDQTGIDNLGNMMESSILSPNRPFYGDLHNMGHVFISYAHDPDHRNLEQFGVMGDSATAMRDPIFYRWHAYVDDLFQLYKDKLQPYSSDMLDFAGIRVLSVDLQSTGGANTLSTQWEQSTVDLGRGLDFTPRGSVLARFTHLTHDDFTYVIEVNNTSGQGVMGTVRLFMAPTQDERGNPLNFNDQRRLMIELDKFTQSIPAGTSTIRRSSLDSSVTIPYERTFRRQADRPGDPGSGTAAEFDFCGCGWPHHMLVPKGTAKGFPMVLFCMISDWNADRVVQDTVGVCNDAASYCGLRDRKYPDKQAMGYPFDRPIPVSRLNDFLTPNMNVRDCTIRFKDAVRQRQG; translated from the exons atGTCTTCGAAGAACAATCTTCTTTTGTTCTTCGACCGGCCGACTGAGCCATGCTTCATGCAAAAGGGTGAGAACAAGGAGGTGTTTCAACTACCTGATAACTACTAT ccGGAAAAATATAAGTCGTCCAGTAACGTGCTAGCTGACCGATTTGGAAATGACGCGACCAAGACAATCCCTATTCGAAACATTGCTTTGCCTGATCTCTCCTTGCCGCAACAGCTGCCATACAATTCTCAGTTTTCTCTGTGGATAGAGAAACATAGGAAAATGGCTGCCAAGCTTATCGATATCTTTATgg GTATGCGTGACGTGGATGACCTGCAGTCCATCTGTTCGTACTGTCAGATGAGAATCAACCCCTACCTATTCAACTACTGTCTCTCTGTGGCTATATTACACAG GGATGACACCAGGGGTCTAAACATCCCAACCTTTGCTGAAACATTCCCTGACAAGTTCATGGATCCCAAAGTATTCCGCAAAGCAAGAGAAGTGTCGTCTGTGGTACCCACAGGGAACAGG CAGATGCCGGTTCTAATCCCCCAAAACTACACGGCTGCAGAAAGCGAGCCCGAACAGAGAGTCGCCTACTTCCGCGAAGACATTGGTATCAATCTACATCACTGGCATTGGCATTTGGTCTACCCATTTGACGCTTCCGACCGTTCCATAGTAGCCAAAGACAGACGTGGAGAACTGTTCTACTACATGCACCAGCAGATTGTTGCACG atacacaactgagcgttattGTAATAACCTAGGAAGACCTCGACGATACAGTAACTTCCGTGAACCAATTGAGGAAGGTTATTTCCCCAAATTAGACTCTCAAGTCGCCAGCAGGGCCTGGCCGCCCAG ATTCGAAGGAACTAAGATTCAAGATCTGAACCGTCCAGTTGATCAAATCCGTAGTGACGTTTCGGAGATGGAAACATGGAGGGACCGATTCATTGAAGCTATCAACAGCATGAGCATTATGTTG CCAAATGGTCGTCGCATCCCCCTAGATGATCAGACAGGGATTGACAACCTTGGTAACATGATGGAGTCTTCAATCCTTAGTCCCAACCGGCCTTTCTATGGAGACCTTCACAACATGGGACACGTTTTCATCTCTTACGCACACGATCCTGATCATAGGAACCTG GAACAATTTGGTGTGATGGGTGATTCGGCAACTGCAATGCGAGACCCCATATTCTACCGCTGGCACGCATATGTTGACGACCTATTCCAACTTTATAAGGACAAGCTACAGCCTTACAGTTCTGACATG TTGGATTTCGCCGGAATCCGCGTTCTTTCGGTGGACCTGCAATCCACTGGTGGAGCGAACACTTTGTCAACTCAGTGGGAACAAAGTACTGTAGACCTAGGTAGAGGTCTAGACTTCACTCCTCGCGGTTCAGTACTTGCCCGCTTCACACATCTGACGCACGATGACTTCACCTATGT TATCGAAGTAAACAACACATCAGGCCAAGGTGTGATGGGTACCGTTCGTTTGTTCATGGCGCCAACACAGGACGAGCGTGGCAATCCTCTGAACTTCAACGATCAACGGCGGCTTATGATTGAACTCGACAAATTTACTCAAtcaa tccCAGCCGGTACAAGTACGATCAGACGTAGCTCGCTCGATTCGTCCGTAACAATTCCCTATGAGCGTACCTTCCGCCGTCAAGCCGACCGACCTGGTGATCCAGGTTCTGGTACTGCTGCTGAATTCGACTTCTGTGGCTGTGGATGGCCACACCATATGTTGGTGCCAAAGGGAACAGCCAAGGGATTCCCTATGGTCCTCTTCTGTATGATTTCTGACTGGAATGCCGATCGG GTGGTTCAAGACACAGTAGGCGTCTGTAACGATGCTGCATCATACTGTGGTCTCCGTGATCGGAAATACCCTGATAAACAGGCAATGGGATATCCCTTCGACCGTCCAATACCCGTATCTCGTCTCAACGATTTCTTGACGCCCAATATGAATGTACGCGACTGTACCATTCGCTTCAAGGACGCAGTGCGTCAACGTCAGGGGTAA